One genomic segment of Paenibacillus xylanexedens includes these proteins:
- a CDS encoding thiamine pyrophosphate-binding protein encodes MRTVADYLAETLRNLGVTHVFGIIGKSICPAVLKMVDYGLEFIPGRHESSSGFAASGYALQTGKLGVAFATSGPGGTNLLTAAAHAKANNLPVLFITGHQSIQELGLPQCQDSSSYLADLAEMFRPATLFSKLVERGDHFGTLLNHALSIALGPNKGPVHLCIPFDVQTELLSQCRIVIPEPEPLLSVSNLNRIFPLIQQSNRPLIIAGKGVSRARAHDELLQLAESFNIPVITTPGGKGAIAWDHPLYHGPCGVGGFPHADDMLNQSDLYIVLGSRLSDMTLCNLKPEHHPAHLIQFDADPTFVGKILSAQTLHITGDLKDNLQYLMGTLEDLPTPVRTTTPMDYTVPLPDLPQLSLASVLDGMSDLLPYDHKLFVDDGSHGFHAVQRYKVKKPGSFVFDAYFACMGNAIGMAIGAKAASPEETVVCITGDGCFMMLGTEINTAVCNNLNVFFIVVNNKQLDMALKGMEKTTGRIDGTLYEVPMDAAKFAESLGAVAFRAETLAEFSSALNTAQTLNQVTVIELLTDRDEIPPTAHRTVNLN; translated from the coding sequence ATGAGAACAGTTGCGGACTATTTGGCAGAAACTCTGCGTAATCTAGGTGTTACTCATGTCTTTGGTATTATTGGTAAATCCATCTGTCCTGCTGTACTGAAAATGGTGGATTACGGATTAGAGTTCATTCCAGGCCGTCATGAATCCAGCTCAGGTTTTGCCGCATCCGGTTATGCATTACAGACAGGTAAACTCGGCGTTGCCTTTGCCACATCCGGTCCAGGCGGAACCAATCTGCTTACTGCAGCAGCCCATGCAAAGGCTAACAATCTGCCTGTACTATTTATTACGGGTCATCAATCCATTCAGGAACTGGGGCTCCCCCAGTGTCAGGATTCTTCTTCTTATCTGGCTGATCTGGCCGAGATGTTCAGGCCTGCTACGCTATTCAGCAAACTGGTTGAGCGTGGAGATCACTTCGGCACACTGCTGAACCATGCCCTTTCCATTGCACTCGGCCCTAATAAAGGCCCTGTTCACCTCTGTATTCCTTTTGACGTACAGACCGAGTTGTTATCCCAATGCCGGATTGTCATTCCCGAACCGGAACCTCTGCTTAGCGTATCTAACCTGAATCGCATTTTTCCTCTCATTCAACAATCCAACCGCCCTTTAATTATTGCTGGTAAAGGTGTAAGTCGCGCCAGAGCCCATGATGAATTGCTTCAATTGGCCGAATCGTTCAACATTCCCGTCATTACTACTCCTGGTGGAAAAGGAGCGATTGCGTGGGACCATCCCCTGTACCATGGACCTTGTGGTGTTGGAGGTTTCCCTCATGCAGACGACATGTTGAACCAAAGTGACCTTTATATCGTACTCGGTTCACGTCTAAGTGACATGACCCTCTGCAATCTGAAGCCTGAACATCACCCGGCACACCTCATTCAATTTGACGCTGATCCTACATTTGTAGGCAAGATTCTGAGCGCTCAAACCTTACATATCACCGGTGATTTGAAGGACAACCTGCAATATTTGATGGGCACATTAGAAGACCTCCCTACTCCTGTGAGAACCACGACACCCATGGATTACACTGTCCCTTTACCAGATCTCCCCCAACTGTCTCTGGCTTCTGTGCTAGATGGAATGAGCGATCTGCTTCCGTATGATCATAAGCTGTTTGTTGATGATGGCAGCCATGGATTTCACGCGGTTCAGCGATATAAAGTCAAAAAACCAGGCAGCTTTGTGTTTGACGCTTACTTTGCCTGCATGGGGAACGCCATTGGTATGGCGATAGGTGCAAAGGCCGCTTCACCTGAAGAGACCGTTGTATGTATCACCGGGGATGGATGTTTCATGATGCTGGGGACGGAGATCAATACCGCGGTATGCAACAATCTGAACGTCTTTTTCATTGTCGTTAACAACAAACAACTGGACATGGCACTCAAAGGAATGGAAAAAACAACAGGCAGAATTGATGGCACATTATATGAAGTTCCTATGGATGCTGCCAAATTTGCCGAATCTCTCGGTGCGGTTGCGTTTCGAGCAGAAACTCTTGCTGAATTCTCATCTGCGCTGAACACAGCCCAGACGTTGAATCAGGTAACTGTTATTGAGCTTCTGACCGATCGAGATGAAATTCCACCCACGGCTCACCGCACCGTAAATTTGAATTAG
- a CDS encoding Gfo/Idh/MocA family protein: MTVIKMALIGLGKMGLHMVHLIENTKMDTKIEIVAVCDANEEGLASFAASHRGVRTYTDYKQLMNEHQIDLLYIAVPPKFHYPVVMEALERKIHVFCEKPLANSVEEAKKMLDAAEQAGVVHAIHFSMPHEPSVLKLQELIEQGAVGAIRKIDLILQFPQWPRSWQQNAWITSREQGGFILEVGIHWIHMIQKVFGAIRVVSTQVQYPENGDCELEVQAAMELEDGTRIQLNGISQFAGEERVSMVVYGTKGTIALENWEDLKTGLVGQPLSPVEVLESASELPVLKHVIARIQGKPAKIYDFNDGYQAQLILEALRNTEQSG, translated from the coding sequence ATGACAGTCATCAAGATGGCTCTGATTGGGCTGGGTAAAATGGGATTACATATGGTTCATCTAATCGAGAATACGAAGATGGATACAAAGATTGAGATTGTAGCGGTGTGTGATGCGAATGAGGAAGGTTTGGCGTCTTTTGCAGCTTCTCATCGGGGAGTTAGGACGTATACGGATTACAAGCAATTGATGAATGAACATCAGATTGATCTGCTGTATATTGCAGTTCCGCCGAAATTTCATTACCCGGTTGTCATGGAAGCACTGGAGCGCAAAATTCATGTGTTCTGTGAGAAACCACTTGCCAATAGTGTAGAAGAAGCCAAAAAGATGCTGGATGCAGCAGAGCAGGCGGGCGTTGTTCATGCCATCCACTTCTCGATGCCGCATGAACCTTCCGTGCTGAAGTTGCAAGAGTTGATTGAGCAGGGTGCAGTGGGGGCAATTCGCAAAATAGATCTTATTTTGCAATTCCCGCAGTGGCCACGATCATGGCAACAGAATGCATGGATTACGAGCCGGGAACAGGGTGGATTTATTCTTGAAGTGGGGATTCACTGGATTCATATGATTCAAAAGGTGTTTGGTGCCATCCGGGTAGTGAGCACTCAGGTTCAATATCCTGAGAATGGAGACTGTGAACTAGAAGTACAGGCTGCAATGGAGCTGGAAGATGGAACCCGAATTCAGCTGAACGGCATCTCTCAATTTGCGGGGGAAGAACGTGTATCCATGGTGGTGTACGGTACAAAAGGCACAATTGCTCTGGAAAATTGGGAAGATTTGAAGACGGGTCTGGTGGGGCAGCCACTGTCTCCAGTAGAAGTGCTTGAATCCGCCAGTGAATTGCCGGTTCTTAAACATGTCATTGCCCGGATACAGGGCAAACCAGCTAAGATATATGATTTTAACGATGGGTATCAGGCACAATTGATACTGGAAGCGCTACGGAACACGGAACAATCAGGATAA
- a CDS encoding methyl-accepting chemotaxis protein produces MKKRKTFKIFYKIGLGYLLVLAVLAGCILLIQNSTSQLQRELDFLVDHDMRVDALTYELERNMVDMETGQRGYIITGQDNYLDPYTQGKEQLITLRDELAALISDNPAQLALLEDIHTNMENWVQVAGEPMVALRQANNTQAIRDFFADDPGKRDMDQIRTALDTFRTNEHTLTDNRTEALKQKNTILNLELYGALIVVAIISFITALVLSRAIVKNIRTVKQALNDIGSSNGDLTLRIATPMKDETRELAEAANTMLTGLQQMMLDVQSNAMILSTASDRLDKGVADSHLAGKEVATAMERVAEGADEQVALTQTMVAAMQQSLNGLNRVASSASDVAGRAVRTESIAVDGQQRIDNAVGKMSSIEQSFLSVQEAINEISKMSDQVINIADSMSGIARQTNLLALNAGIEAARAGDNGRGFAVVAAEIRNLADQSATSAKEITSILETVVAGVQSTVQVVDESTLHVNEGLRTIEDAGNAFSTITQHIHNLSGEVLEVSAVVEELTSGSEAVMKSINEVSAVVEDTASATEEVSAMTEEQLASLQEMSDTSKQLNEMSDALDQLVKRFKLA; encoded by the coding sequence ATGAAAAAGCGAAAGACCTTTAAGATTTTTTATAAGATCGGATTAGGATATTTACTCGTACTGGCTGTACTGGCTGGTTGCATCCTGCTGATTCAGAACAGCACAAGTCAGCTCCAACGGGAACTGGATTTTCTGGTCGATCACGATATGAGGGTAGACGCCCTCACTTATGAACTCGAAAGAAACATGGTAGATATGGAGACAGGTCAACGCGGTTACATCATCACCGGTCAGGACAATTATCTCGATCCCTACACCCAAGGAAAAGAGCAACTTATTACACTCAGAGATGAACTTGCTGCTTTAATTTCGGATAATCCGGCTCAACTTGCACTTTTGGAAGACATACATACTAATATGGAGAACTGGGTCCAGGTCGCTGGTGAACCTATGGTCGCCCTTCGCCAAGCCAATAATACACAGGCCATTCGAGATTTTTTCGCAGATGATCCAGGTAAAAGAGACATGGACCAGATTCGGACTGCTCTCGATACGTTTCGAACCAACGAGCATACGTTAACCGATAACCGTACAGAAGCACTGAAGCAAAAAAACACAATACTGAACTTGGAACTGTATGGGGCACTTATCGTTGTGGCCATTATCTCGTTCATCACTGCTTTGGTCCTGTCACGTGCCATTGTTAAAAACATTCGTACCGTAAAGCAGGCATTAAATGACATCGGTTCTTCCAATGGCGACCTGACACTGAGAATCGCTACGCCAATGAAAGACGAAACTCGTGAACTCGCGGAGGCGGCCAATACAATGCTCACTGGTTTGCAGCAAATGATGCTGGACGTTCAGAGCAATGCCATGATTCTGAGCACAGCTTCGGATCGATTGGATAAAGGGGTGGCCGATAGCCATCTTGCAGGAAAAGAAGTTGCCACTGCCATGGAACGTGTCGCTGAAGGCGCTGATGAACAGGTTGCTCTTACGCAAACCATGGTAGCTGCGATGCAGCAATCCCTCAACGGGCTTAATCGTGTCGCCTCCTCGGCAAGTGATGTGGCAGGCCGTGCAGTTCGTACCGAATCCATTGCTGTGGATGGGCAACAGCGCATTGATAATGCTGTAGGTAAAATGAGTTCCATTGAGCAATCCTTCCTCTCTGTACAGGAAGCCATTAATGAAATTTCGAAGATGTCTGATCAAGTGATCAACATTGCAGATTCAATGTCGGGTATTGCGAGACAAACCAATCTGCTTGCACTTAACGCCGGAATCGAAGCTGCCCGCGCTGGGGATAATGGACGTGGCTTCGCTGTCGTTGCCGCGGAAATCCGTAATCTTGCAGACCAAAGTGCAACATCAGCGAAAGAGATTACAAGTATATTGGAAACCGTGGTTGCAGGTGTTCAAAGTACGGTGCAGGTGGTTGATGAGAGCACTCTACATGTGAATGAAGGGTTGCGGACCATTGAGGATGCAGGTAATGCTTTTTCAACCATTACTCAGCATATTCATAACCTCAGTGGTGAAGTTCTGGAGGTATCTGCTGTTGTCGAGGAGTTAACTTCCGGTAGTGAGGCTGTGATGAAGTCCATTAATGAAGTATCGGCTGTTGTGGAAGATACTGCATCAGCCACGGAAGAAGTATCTGCGATGACGGAGGAACAACTTGCTTCTCTGCAGGAAATGTCTGACACGTCCAAACAGTTAAATGAAATGTCCGACGCACTTGATCAACTGGTTAAACGCTTCAAACTCGCATAA
- a CDS encoding HAD family hydrolase has product MNKEKVLLKPEAMIFDMDGTLFQTETLLLPAYQQLFDTLRAEGHFEGETPPEERMLGSLGMLLEDIWKVVMPEASEAAHRRADELLLQLEIEGLDQGCSQLYPGVKETLQALKQQGVRLFVASNGLEDYVKGVAFAHEIMPFFEGVYSAGQYKTPSKVNLVQILLEKHRIQDAWMVGDRSSDVEAGKMNGQAVIGCAYAGFGRDEELAGSDVLISDFTELLRLYDEAE; this is encoded by the coding sequence ATGAATAAAGAGAAGGTATTGCTCAAACCGGAAGCGATGATTTTTGACATGGATGGTACGCTGTTCCAGACAGAGACCCTGTTGTTGCCAGCTTACCAGCAACTATTTGATACATTGCGTGCCGAAGGGCATTTTGAAGGAGAAACTCCACCCGAGGAACGGATGCTGGGAAGTTTGGGCATGTTGCTCGAAGATATATGGAAAGTGGTTATGCCTGAGGCATCGGAAGCGGCACATCGCCGTGCAGACGAACTGTTGCTTCAACTGGAGATTGAGGGGCTTGATCAAGGATGTTCTCAATTGTATCCTGGGGTGAAAGAAACGCTGCAAGCATTAAAACAACAAGGAGTACGTCTTTTTGTTGCAAGTAACGGGCTGGAGGACTATGTGAAGGGTGTGGCGTTTGCACACGAGATTATGCCTTTCTTTGAAGGGGTATACAGTGCAGGCCAGTACAAGACTCCCTCCAAGGTTAATCTGGTGCAGATCCTGCTTGAGAAACATCGTATTCAGGACGCATGGATGGTAGGGGATCGCTCTTCTGATGTGGAAGCTGGTAAAATGAACGGTCAGGCGGTCATCGGCTGTGCCTATGCCGGGTTTGGTCGTGATGAGGAGCTTGCAGGCTCAGATGTGCTCATCTCTGATTTTACAGAACTGCTGCGTCTGTATGATGAAGCAGAGTAG
- a CDS encoding carbohydrate ABC transporter permease: protein MKPSKIHAYMFIFPSLFLTVVFGIYPLLWALRYMFYDYQGIGTPVFIGLDNFGRILRDGQFWDSVGNTGVYALGKLVVTIPLSLTLAIILNRKWRGRSLFRAIYYLPTIFSASVMAIVFFIIFNSYNGILNQLLLKYHVISEPIGWLGAEHAMLTTIIIAIWGAVGNYMLLFIAGLQSIPEELYEAASLDGASEFQKLRNVTIPLLGPVLQMIIMLAITTALKGYESIMVLTEGGPYGKTEVMYLYLFKLLFPVSADTQSLQQLGYGSAVGFTTALIVGAVTLIYFRISKKLNDVY, encoded by the coding sequence GTGAAACCATCCAAAATACATGCCTATATGTTCATCTTTCCAAGTCTTTTTTTAACTGTTGTATTCGGGATCTATCCGCTGTTATGGGCGCTGCGTTACATGTTCTATGATTATCAAGGCATCGGGACGCCTGTCTTCATCGGGCTTGATAATTTTGGACGCATTTTGCGTGACGGGCAATTCTGGGATTCAGTAGGCAACACGGGTGTGTATGCCCTGGGCAAACTCGTCGTTACGATTCCACTGTCGTTAACTTTGGCGATTATTCTGAATCGCAAATGGAGAGGGCGATCCCTCTTTAGGGCGATCTATTATCTTCCCACTATTTTTAGCGCTTCGGTCATGGCGATTGTATTCTTTATTATTTTCAACTCCTATAACGGAATATTGAACCAATTACTGCTTAAGTATCATGTGATCTCCGAACCGATCGGCTGGCTGGGAGCTGAGCATGCTATGCTGACGACCATTATCATTGCCATCTGGGGTGCTGTGGGGAACTATATGTTGTTGTTCATTGCCGGTCTCCAGAGCATTCCCGAAGAGCTCTACGAGGCGGCATCACTGGATGGAGCCAGTGAGTTTCAGAAGCTGCGTAATGTGACGATTCCTTTGCTTGGTCCTGTTCTGCAGATGATTATCATGCTGGCGATTACCACGGCGCTGAAAGGATACGAGAGTATTATGGTACTGACCGAGGGCGGGCCGTATGGCAAAACAGAGGTGATGTATCTGTATTTGTTCAAACTGTTATTTCCCGTGTCGGCTGACACACAATCACTCCAGCAGCTCGGTTATGGCAGTGCAGTCGGTTTCACAACGGCTCTCATCGTAGGGGCTGTGACGCTCATTTATTTCCGTATATCCAAAAAGCTCAATGATGTCTATTAA
- a CDS encoding carbohydrate ABC transporter permease translates to MTQNVLAPSGSPQLIRWTKRTVLWLFLIAIALLSLFPIILVLLGSFKTNQELTGGATIWPKIWQFSNYAQAWKSANFSGFTMNSVFVSISTTVGTLLVASMSAYAVDRVNFKGKKGYTLLMASTLFISIGAVVLRPQFDLMVKLGLNTTLWGVIIILISAHAATYFILIGFFKSIPRELDEAAMIDGCNFFTTYWRIILPLLRPGLAVAGLGVFQSSWNEYILPFVFTMSNPDLQTLPVGLANLRYGIGAAAEVQLMMAGACLSILPLLIVYIFANKSFMQVTLGAVKG, encoded by the coding sequence ATGACTCAAAACGTGCTTGCGCCCTCAGGGTCTCCCCAACTCATTCGCTGGACCAAACGAACGGTACTTTGGCTGTTTTTGATCGCAATCGCTCTGCTGTCGCTGTTCCCCATCATACTTGTATTGCTCGGTTCCTTCAAAACGAACCAGGAATTGACCGGAGGAGCTACCATCTGGCCGAAGATTTGGCAGTTCTCCAACTATGCTCAGGCTTGGAAAAGCGCCAATTTTTCGGGTTTTACGATGAACAGCGTGTTTGTTAGCATCAGTACAACAGTTGGCACACTGCTGGTAGCTTCGATGTCAGCCTACGCTGTGGATCGAGTGAATTTCAAAGGGAAAAAGGGGTACACCCTGCTCATGGCATCCACTCTGTTTATTTCCATAGGCGCGGTTGTGCTGCGTCCGCAATTTGACCTCATGGTCAAGCTGGGGCTGAATACCACGTTGTGGGGCGTTATTATTATATTGATCAGCGCACACGCTGCCACATACTTTATTCTGATTGGTTTCTTCAAGAGCATCCCGCGCGAACTGGATGAAGCGGCGATGATTGATGGCTGTAATTTCTTCACCACCTACTGGCGAATTATTCTTCCGCTCCTGCGGCCTGGACTCGCCGTTGCAGGTCTGGGTGTATTCCAGAGTTCATGGAATGAATATATTCTTCCTTTTGTGTTCACCATGAGCAATCCGGACTTGCAGACTTTGCCGGTTGGGCTGGCTAATCTGCGATATGGCATCGGAGCTGCGGCTGAGGTCCAACTGATGATGGCCGGAGCCTGTCTGTCCATTTTGCCGCTGCTCATCGTTTATATTTTTGCCAACAAATCATTCATGCAGGTGACCTTGGGAGCTGTGAAAGGATAG
- a CDS encoding sensor histidine kinase — translation MIFNFYKMSLKKRIQLLYIFLVVLCISVTGICSYLFAARSIEQNALELKQSILNKSVQVMDEHLRHIVVSSFSFMLNETFTQVMKDVGKNNTSHYYQNLSLLQTSFAQLKLVEPLIDTAYLTTPIGDFFSTKDFPNRNNSFNKEYGRYVKLQGWNTMWFGSHQSELFQSQGNVLSLLLKPIVIDNHTYSNVYMVVNMKEEAMRDILTQDLMNNQIQLFLLHKNGNEVIRPRSRNYDFIMEPDFTQQFSRDDAGDFTYRNDQGEDMLVNYSALSMNEDWVMVSVQSKADLLSPLQKIRWLVILIMLFCILLALGLSRLLASALLKPLNKLRRLMVEVESNDLDVRFRSKYDDEVSAVGHRFNRMLDQIQILFEEVRTTEQDKRRFEVKALQAQVDPHFLYNTLNTMFWKSESGEKKDVSEMIVSLSLLFRLGLNDGKDMTSVEQEIKHVEQYMQLQQKCYEDLFVYRIEVGDPSCYAVDILKILLQPLVENSILHGFSDKEDLGVILIRIDREGDTLRLEVADNGCGMDVASIYAEDVPDGGRKGYALSNLHGRLSLHYGDVASIVFHSSTDVGTTVVITIPIT, via the coding sequence ATGATATTCAACTTTTATAAAATGTCCCTGAAAAAAAGAATACAGCTGCTGTACATTTTTCTCGTTGTCTTGTGCATCAGTGTGACCGGGATATGCTCTTATCTCTTTGCTGCACGAAGCATTGAGCAGAATGCACTTGAACTGAAACAAAGCATTCTGAACAAATCAGTACAGGTTATGGATGAACATCTAAGGCACATTGTTGTATCCTCTTTTTCTTTTATGCTCAATGAAACGTTCACCCAGGTCATGAAGGACGTGGGAAAAAATAATACATCTCATTATTATCAGAATCTCTCGCTGCTGCAAACATCGTTTGCTCAATTGAAGCTCGTAGAGCCACTGATTGATACCGCATATTTGACAACACCCATCGGTGATTTTTTCTCGACCAAAGATTTTCCGAATCGCAATAACTCATTCAACAAGGAATACGGACGCTACGTGAAGCTGCAAGGCTGGAATACGATGTGGTTTGGTTCACATCAGAGTGAATTGTTCCAATCCCAAGGAAATGTGTTATCTCTGTTGCTCAAACCCATTGTGATCGATAATCATACCTATTCGAATGTATATATGGTCGTCAATATGAAGGAAGAGGCGATGCGAGACATTCTGACGCAGGATCTCATGAATAACCAGATTCAACTGTTTTTGCTGCACAAAAACGGAAATGAAGTCATTCGGCCCAGGTCCCGAAATTACGATTTCATTATGGAGCCTGACTTTACACAACAGTTTAGTCGTGACGATGCTGGGGATTTCACCTACAGGAACGATCAGGGGGAGGACATGCTTGTTAACTATTCGGCATTGTCGATGAACGAGGATTGGGTCATGGTAAGTGTACAGTCCAAGGCTGACTTGTTGTCCCCCCTCCAAAAGATACGCTGGCTGGTCATCCTGATCATGTTGTTTTGCATTTTACTCGCACTTGGGTTGTCCAGGCTGCTGGCCTCCGCTCTGCTGAAGCCACTGAACAAACTGCGACGCCTGATGGTTGAGGTGGAGTCCAATGATCTGGATGTACGGTTTCGCAGCAAGTATGACGATGAAGTCAGCGCTGTAGGGCATCGTTTCAATCGGATGTTGGACCAGATTCAGATTTTGTTTGAAGAAGTACGGACAACGGAGCAAGACAAACGGCGGTTTGAAGTCAAGGCGCTTCAGGCGCAGGTTGATCCTCATTTCCTCTACAATACCCTTAATACGATGTTCTGGAAGAGTGAGAGCGGAGAGAAAAAGGATGTAAGTGAGATGATCGTCTCCTTATCCTTGTTATTCCGTCTGGGACTGAATGATGGGAAAGACATGACCAGTGTGGAGCAGGAGATCAAACATGTTGAACAATACATGCAGCTTCAGCAAAAATGTTATGAGGATCTGTTCGTTTATCGGATTGAGGTGGGGGACCCTTCTTGTTACGCTGTCGATATTTTAAAAATATTGCTTCAGCCCTTGGTCGAGAATTCCATCCTGCATGGATTCAGTGACAAAGAGGATTTGGGTGTTATCCTGATCCGCATTGATCGTGAGGGTGACACACTACGGCTGGAGGTGGCTGACAATGGATGTGGTATGGATGTAGCCAGTATCTATGCTGAGGATGTTCCTGACGGGGGACGCAAAGGTTATGCCCTATCCAATCTCCATGGCAGATTAAGCCTGCACTATGGGGATGTGGCCTCAATTGTGTTTCATAGCAGTACAGATGTGGGAACAACGGTTGTTATCACGATTCCGATCACCTGA
- a CDS encoding helix-turn-helix domain-containing protein — protein MGQLTMCVMDDIQAVVKGISSTIPWEDHQVRIVGTASNGERGWSLLLEQQPDIVISDIRMPKLSGLELMKRALDAGLRARFIFISGYSDFQYAQEAIKLGASDYLLKPFTPEEILGAVLKVRQVIKEEQAQCKQLEQLEQKVESSSQYERHSYLLGLLRHEIGGFLNESRWNELHIDLDSSNLLVMVIEVDGYTRYGYTMHLDAEIVPFAVQNIVGETINRYTKGVVLRENRYRLAAILNTPSHIDVSELLEQCRQNVERFSKKTVSIGVGTIARRPQEIWTSYAHADQAISYRFYSEGNCILQYAELENQACVAPVYPLEKEKELFYALKCGNESTCHRIIDEILEEWQVSEGFPEPLTMIRLLSGLAFAIYRAFCDEITAEERLRLEADLTVLEAMRSLTFEGWRGYIKHFSSMGCEIMDKKRLTDVKQAISKAQEYISLNLAENLTLHACAQSVHLSPSYFANAFKKETGITPIQYITKMRMEKAKELLVAGVQVQEICQRLGYEDRPYFSSLFKKYCGMTPTCFRQMYEN, from the coding sequence ATGGGCCAATTGACGATGTGTGTTATGGATGATATCCAGGCGGTTGTAAAGGGCATATCTTCAACTATTCCGTGGGAAGATCATCAGGTTCGGATTGTAGGCACGGCGAGCAATGGAGAGCGCGGTTGGTCCTTGTTGCTGGAGCAGCAACCAGACATCGTGATCAGTGATATCAGGATGCCCAAGCTGAGCGGGCTGGAGCTAATGAAGCGGGCATTGGATGCCGGACTGCGAGCCAGATTTATTTTCATCAGTGGTTATTCGGATTTCCAATATGCACAGGAGGCCATCAAGCTGGGTGCATCCGATTATTTGCTCAAACCGTTTACCCCTGAAGAAATACTCGGTGCGGTGTTGAAGGTAAGACAGGTGATTAAGGAAGAGCAGGCACAGTGCAAACAGTTGGAACAGTTGGAGCAGAAGGTGGAGAGCAGCAGCCAGTACGAGCGTCACAGCTATCTACTGGGCTTGTTGCGTCATGAAATCGGGGGCTTCCTGAATGAAAGTCGCTGGAACGAGCTGCATATTGATCTCGATTCCTCCAATCTTCTCGTCATGGTTATCGAGGTGGATGGTTATACGCGATATGGATACACGATGCATCTGGATGCCGAAATCGTTCCTTTTGCGGTCCAAAATATTGTGGGAGAAACCATAAACCGCTATACCAAGGGCGTTGTTTTACGGGAAAACCGATACCGGCTTGCAGCCATATTGAACACACCAAGCCACATAGATGTCTCCGAGCTACTGGAGCAATGCCGCCAAAATGTGGAGCGATTCAGCAAAAAAACAGTCTCGATTGGTGTTGGTACGATTGCCCGCAGACCACAGGAGATCTGGACGTCCTACGCACATGCAGATCAGGCGATATCCTATCGTTTTTACAGTGAAGGAAATTGCATCCTCCAGTATGCTGAATTGGAGAATCAGGCCTGTGTGGCTCCGGTATATCCTTTGGAGAAGGAGAAAGAGCTTTTTTACGCCCTGAAATGTGGTAACGAGAGCACCTGTCACCGCATCATTGATGAAATTCTCGAAGAATGGCAGGTTTCCGAAGGTTTTCCCGAGCCGCTCACGATGATTCGTTTGCTGTCTGGACTGGCTTTTGCCATCTACCGTGCCTTTTGTGATGAGATTACAGCAGAGGAACGCTTGCGTCTGGAGGCCGACCTGACAGTGCTTGAGGCGATGCGCTCCTTAACGTTTGAGGGATGGAGGGGATATATCAAGCATTTTAGCAGTATGGGTTGCGAGATTATGGACAAAAAACGACTCACCGATGTCAAACAGGCGATTAGCAAAGCACAGGAATATATCAGTCTGAATCTTGCAGAAAATCTGACGCTGCATGCCTGTGCCCAATCCGTGCATTTAAGTCCGAGTTACTTTGCCAATGCCTTCAAAAAGGAAACGGGCATAACGCCGATTCAATATATTACTAAGATGAGGATGGAAAAGGCAAAAGAGTTGCTGGTTGCAGGTGTACAGGTGCAAGAGATCTGCCAGAGGCTGGGTTATGAGGACAGGCCTTATTTCAGCAGTTTGTTCAAGAAATATTGCGGCATGACGCCAACCTGCTTCCGACAAATGTATGAGAACTGA